One part of the Moorena sp. SIOASIH genome encodes these proteins:
- the proX gene encoding glycine betaine/L-proline ABC transporter substrate-binding protein ProX, whose protein sequence is MPIGYCLLAIAYCLAKKHVPWVLAYPLPTPDQINAPRHDNINKNTGIVVLKSLTLSVFAIATSQGGLDILLNPFELYTLPLQQWITAAVNFLVDNFRPFFQGISLPISVTLESIEWLLLSIPPLILLILIALIAWQLAGGRIAIYSVAALSLIGFCGAWNQAMVSLSLVVTAVVFCMVIGITTGIACASSDRIEKVLRPLLDAMQTLPSFVYLVPVVMLFGIGAVPGVMATCVFAIPPLIRLTNLGIRQVSTEVVEAAIAFGSTPTQMLFEVQIPLAMPTILAGVNQAILLALSMSVVTSMIGVGGLGQMVLQGLGRVNVGLAAVGGLSIVLIAVMLDRITQIVSQGNNQIPWLKRGPIGLVRSSSTGEKVTWATVAATILLALLGFMTWQQPSHVTTDSNLAMPGKGVSVQSVYSSLQEEQFQTEIVNIGLEKLGYTIKEPKQIEYVTAHLALGNGDLDYTAVHWDIGHRPFFEKSGGEQKLERLGVITSNLLQGYQIDKKTADKYNITNLEQLKDPKIAKLFDSDGDGKANLIGCNSGWFCEIMIQHHIKAYGLQDTVEQDQGTYSALIVDAITRYNQGQPILYYTWTPMWMAAVLKPDQDVVWLEVPFTDLPESQKDLTAKDTSVNGKNLGFAIDRIRIVANKKFVSANPAAKRLFELIHIPVEDINAQNELLNNGEDSSKDIRRHAEEWIENHQDLFDSWVEEARNI, encoded by the coding sequence TTGCCTATTGGCTATTGCCTATTGGCTATTGCCTATTGCCTTGCTAAAAAACATGTTCCATGGGTTTTAGCTTACCCATTACCAACCCCTGACCAAATAAATGCTCCCCGGCATGATAATATTAATAAAAATACTGGTATTGTTGTGTTGAAATCCTTGACTCTATCTGTTTTTGCGATCGCTACGAGCCAAGGAGGTCTAGATATTCTACTGAACCCCTTTGAGCTTTATACCTTACCCCTCCAGCAGTGGATTACTGCTGCAGTGAATTTCCTGGTTGACAATTTTCGTCCTTTCTTTCAAGGGATTAGTCTACCCATTAGCGTCACCCTGGAGAGTATAGAATGGCTGTTGCTATCGATTCCTCCATTAATTTTGCTGATTCTGATTGCCTTGATAGCATGGCAACTGGCTGGTGGCAGAATTGCCATTTATAGCGTTGCTGCTTTGAGCTTGATTGGCTTTTGCGGAGCCTGGAACCAAGCCATGGTATCTCTTTCCCTAGTAGTGACCGCTGTAGTGTTTTGCATGGTGATAGGCATCACCACCGGTATTGCCTGTGCTAGTAGCGATCGCATTGAGAAAGTGCTGCGACCCCTGCTCGATGCCATGCAAACCCTACCGTCCTTCGTATATCTTGTCCCAGTAGTGATGTTGTTTGGCATTGGTGCAGTGCCTGGAGTAATGGCAACCTGTGTCTTTGCCATACCGCCGCTGATTCGCTTGACTAACCTAGGGATTCGGCAAGTGTCCACAGAAGTTGTCGAAGCTGCGATCGCATTTGGCTCAACCCCGACACAAATGTTATTCGAAGTCCAAATTCCCCTAGCCATGCCAACCATTCTGGCTGGAGTCAACCAAGCCATCCTCTTAGCCTTATCCATGTCAGTAGTAACCTCCATGATTGGTGTAGGAGGACTTGGACAGATGGTATTGCAAGGACTAGGTCGGGTGAATGTGGGATTAGCTGCTGTGGGAGGATTGAGCATCGTTCTAATCGCAGTAATGCTGGATCGGATCACTCAGATAGTCAGTCAAGGCAACAACCAAATCCCTTGGTTGAAACGAGGACCAATTGGTTTGGTGCGGTCTTCATCAACAGGTGAAAAAGTGACTTGGGCTACTGTTGCAGCAACCATTTTACTGGCACTCCTGGGTTTTATGACTTGGCAACAACCCTCCCACGTAACCACAGACTCTAATCTAGCCATGCCTGGTAAAGGGGTGAGCGTACAATCCGTCTATAGTAGCTTGCAAGAAGAACAATTCCAAACCGAGATTGTAAACATCGGTCTGGAAAAACTTGGTTACACTATCAAAGAGCCAAAACAAATTGAATACGTCACCGCGCACCTGGCTTTAGGAAACGGCGACCTCGATTACACTGCTGTCCATTGGGATATCGGTCATAGACCCTTTTTTGAAAAAAGTGGTGGTGAACAGAAGTTAGAACGACTCGGAGTAATCACCTCTAACCTCTTGCAAGGTTATCAGATTGATAAAAAAACTGCTGATAAATACAACATCACTAACCTTGAGCAACTCAAAGACCCAAAAATCGCTAAACTCTTTGACTCAGATGGGGATGGTAAAGCCAATTTGATTGGCTGTAATTCCGGTTGGTTTTGTGAAATTATGATTCAGCATCACATTAAAGCTTACGGACTCCAAGACACCGTTGAGCAAGACCAAGGAACCTACTCCGCCTTAATTGTAGATGCCATTACTCGCTACAACCAAGGACAACCAATCCTCTACTACACCTGGACTCCCATGTGGATGGCAGCAGTGTTAAAACCAGATCAAGATGTAGTCTGGCTAGAAGTTCCCTTCACTGATCTACCAGAATCACAGAAAGATTTGACTGCAAAAGATACCTCGGTAAATGGGAAAAATCTGGGATTTGCCATCGATCGGATCCGAATCGTAGCTAATAAGAAATTTGTGTCTGCTAACCCAGCCGCCAAGCGCTTGTTTGAATTGATTCATATTCCTGTTGAGGATATCAATGCCCAAAATGAATTACTCAACAACGGTGAAGATAGCTCAAAAGATATCCGTCGCCATGCCGAAGAATGGATTGAAAACCATCAAGACCTGTTTGATAGCTGGGTCGAAGAAGCTAGAAACATTTAA
- a CDS encoding reverse transcriptase domain-containing protein: protein MSTLIEKIASDEVIDTAYQWLCKKRAHYHHNADVWQVRRWWHEKKPLIQAQIRSGKYQFRELRLIRGEEQSYEWWSSLDALVLKAMTLVLTAHLKPVLSPRCFHLAGHGGLKGAVREVAENDSLHTFVFRTDVKRYYASINHSILMDIVGNYVSDEAVKCLLWGSLRRFVSDGGDYFDISKGISLGCPLSPLIGALFLKPLDHRMAQLGCFIVRYMDDWVILAPTRWKLRKAIKATNEVMHELKVIKHPEKVRLVLARSLQRLEGYELGDSRG from the coding sequence ATGTCTACCCTCATCGAAAAAATTGCCTCAGACGAGGTGATAGATACAGCCTATCAATGGCTGTGCAAAAAACGCGCACATTATCATCATAATGCCGATGTCTGGCAGGTCAGACGATGGTGGCATGAGAAAAAACCGCTTATACAAGCGCAAATACGTTCGGGAAAGTATCAATTTCGGGAATTGCGCTTAATTCGAGGTGAGGAGCAGTCCTATGAATGGTGGTCGTCTTTGGATGCGTTGGTGTTGAAGGCGATGACTTTAGTATTAACTGCACACTTGAAACCCGTCCTTTCCCCGCGATGTTTTCATTTAGCTGGCCATGGTGGCTTGAAGGGGGCGGTGCGAGAGGTGGCTGAGAACGATTCGTTACATACCTTTGTCTTTCGCACTGATGTTAAACGCTATTACGCCAGTATCAATCATTCTATTTTGATGGATATTGTGGGGAACTATGTAAGTGATGAAGCGGTTAAATGTTTGTTGTGGGGTTCTTTGCGTCGCTTTGTTTCTGATGGCGGTGACTACTTTGATATTTCTAAGGGCATCTCCTTGGGATGCCCTCTTTCTCCACTAATTGGAGCGTTATTCCTGAAACCATTGGATCACCGGATGGCTCAGCTTGGTTGTTTCATTGTCAGATACATGGACGATTGGGTTATTCTGGCACCGACCCGCTGGAAGTTGCGCAAGGCCATCAAAGCCACTAACGAGGTGATGCATGAGTTAAAGGTTATCAAACATCCCGAGAAGGTGCGGCTCGTTCTAGCTAGGAGCCTCCAGCGACTGGAGGGGTATGAGCTAGGGGACTCGCGAGGTTAA
- a CDS encoding AEC family transporter, translating to MAIEKVIPLVLFIAIGYALKGKFQKPVAVGAIKTLIINALLPAALFLSTIKIDISQGLLSLPAFGLAINVFLLGIGWLLTGLVIPSKEKAKARSLILMFASLAPGLTVYPFTQEFLGEQGLALAGLVDVGNKCFVLIGLYALGMYLHQRTVDTSHINLSKFKTIGLTLIQEPANLALLLGLSIGALNLGKTLIPEIVLQALQRLAACTTPLILFFVGISLKPKTLQLRKILLILLVRSAAGFWFSAGVLILFKPDTLAEKLIAVVLPQSGCSLWPLLYASQINMLDQEKHRRTHPTFDTEFALGLLSTSIPISIGVNLIIFSNSAFFISPSHLGLVGSILLLLFSIAKGINRESGIGNRESGIGNRESERGNRE from the coding sequence TTGGCGATTGAGAAAGTCATCCCGCTCGTGCTTTTCATTGCTATTGGTTATGCCCTGAAAGGGAAATTTCAAAAACCTGTAGCAGTTGGTGCCATTAAAACGTTAATTATCAATGCCTTACTTCCTGCGGCTCTATTCCTATCCACGATCAAAATTGATATAAGTCAAGGTTTACTCTCTCTACCGGCTTTCGGACTTGCTATCAATGTCTTCTTGTTAGGAATTGGATGGTTATTGACAGGTTTGGTGATTCCTAGCAAAGAAAAAGCTAAAGCCCGCTCGTTGATATTGATGTTTGCGTCTTTAGCTCCTGGCTTAACAGTTTATCCGTTTACTCAGGAATTTTTAGGAGAGCAAGGACTAGCTCTAGCTGGGTTGGTGGATGTAGGGAATAAATGTTTTGTGCTAATCGGTCTTTATGCTTTAGGGATGTATCTACACCAACGAACTGTTGATACTTCCCACATCAATCTCAGCAAATTCAAAACTATTGGACTGACTCTGATCCAAGAACCAGCAAATTTGGCGTTGTTACTGGGTTTGTCGATAGGAGCATTAAATCTAGGTAAAACACTTATCCCAGAAATAGTGTTGCAGGCCCTGCAACGGTTAGCTGCTTGCACTACTCCCCTGATTCTCTTTTTTGTAGGGATTTCTCTGAAGCCGAAAACCTTACAATTACGGAAAATTTTACTAATTTTACTGGTTCGCTCAGCAGCAGGGTTCTGGTTTAGTGCAGGAGTACTGATTTTGTTTAAACCAGATACATTGGCAGAAAAGCTAATAGCTGTAGTTTTACCCCAAAGCGGATGCAGTTTGTGGCCGTTGCTGTACGCTTCCCAGATTAATATGCTCGACCAAGAAAAACATCGGCGTACTCACCCGACATTTGATACGGAATTTGCTCTAGGATTACTGAGCACTTCTATTCCGATATCGATTGGTGTTAATTTAATTATTTTTTCTAATAGCGCGTTTTTTATCTCTCCATCCCATCTGGGATTAGTCGGAAGTATCCTTTTGCTCCTGTTCAGTATAGCAAAGGGAATCAATCGGGAATCGGGAATCGGGAATCGGGAATCGGGAATCGGGAACAGAGAATCGGAAAGAGGGAATCGAGAATAG
- a CDS encoding iron-containing redox enzyme family protein, with product MQDFLEYMRTLQVPQEFDRPTQAQSPNTFSIATIQSLGSPQQIPHYARNHALLQHPWLLNFQNLPLRHTHLEDLPTTDQKLGVLVADHPRLSSLITETSVSRNLETWLKQRYLISWCFPNWLTAVASKLPTPQTRIPLLKNLYEEHGLSGKPGHSKPHPQMWQQLFEELSAIDLLSRYAIAPGQPIPLPKSSQELLPGTQRYLQIYTTACFQYPAAFGLGILAFTESILPYENQLILAGLKKLGISTKGQEFFAVHCHCDQDHAEEILDVIEQIANSPQTLWQVWQGVAMAVRARQGFYDDLHRELVLLRQNTVQSSKG from the coding sequence ATGCAAGACTTTCTAGAATATATGCGGACTCTACAGGTCCCCCAGGAGTTTGATAGACCCACCCAAGCCCAATCACCCAACACCTTTTCCATCGCTACCATCCAAAGTCTGGGTTCTCCCCAGCAAATTCCCCATTATGCCCGAAATCATGCTCTACTCCAGCATCCCTGGTTGCTGAATTTCCAAAATCTACCCTTAAGGCACACTCACCTAGAGGATTTACCCACTACTGATCAAAAATTAGGAGTCTTAGTTGCTGATCATCCCCGATTATCCTCTCTAATCACGGAAACTAGCGTAAGTCGTAATCTAGAAACTTGGCTCAAGCAGCGTTATCTGATCAGTTGGTGTTTCCCCAATTGGCTCACTGCTGTTGCTTCTAAGCTACCTACACCCCAAACCCGAATCCCTTTATTAAAGAATCTGTATGAAGAACACGGATTATCGGGGAAACCTGGCCATAGCAAACCCCATCCTCAAATGTGGCAGCAGTTATTTGAAGAATTATCAGCGATTGACCTACTGTCACGCTACGCGATCGCACCAGGTCAGCCGATACCTCTACCTAAGTCATCACAAGAATTATTACCAGGAACCCAACGCTACCTGCAAATTTACACAACTGCTTGCTTCCAATACCCCGCTGCCTTTGGATTGGGGATACTGGCTTTCACGGAATCTATCCTACCCTATGAAAACCAACTGATTTTAGCAGGTCTGAAAAAACTGGGTATTTCCACCAAAGGACAAGAATTCTTTGCCGTTCACTGCCACTGTGATCAAGACCATGCTGAGGAAATCTTAGATGTGATTGAGCAAATCGCTAATTCTCCCCAAACCCTTTGGCAAGTATGGCAGGGCGTGGCAATGGCCGTTAGAGCTCGTCAGGGATTTTACGATGATTTGCATCGAGAATTGGTACTGCTACGTCAAAACACTGTTCAATCCAGTAAAGGTTAA
- a CDS encoding protein kinase has protein sequence MLGKLLDGRYQVTQVLGSGGFGKTYLAKDTKRPGNPSCVVKQLMPPNGSQTFLETARRLFSREAETLEKLGNHDQIPRLLAYFEEDHEFYLVQQFIEGHLLSQELSPGHRWQEKQVIGLLQEVLGILEFVHRHGVIHRDIKPDNLIRRTADKKLVLVDFGAVKQVQTELASAYRQTNHTVVVGTPGYMSSEQALGQPCPSSDIYALGIIGIQALTGMVPDQFQEDLKTGEVNWQSLVSVSGGLANVLTKMVRYQVKDRYQSGTQVLRDLQKLSSNSKAYSINSPSYYSIHNIPTVEENFPPEQVPTPFSEQKTWDANVLRESPPHKPAPSPLPPTKADRSDNLSLIIGTGIALVTSSIAGMVYSMRSSSWSPPRIAQPIPNRSTPNRRSAPVVYEPPAPAAPGNCQVTGRRLNVRSEPNGSKVGQVNQGTSLVLTGSGQPGWVEISSPVNGWVFTNLTDCAPTVEPVVATAPKRNVPKRKVPKQKVYPKPKPVVRRAPSSPQTRQATPAQPVDKGTLILARAVEKYQAGNIKGAIAIAQEVLPSSPAFNGAQTKIDQWHDEWISFERKFDQIQQAYEQGRWVDVLNYAQNSNLPARGHWRQKLNRIVDQARRQQAQVEAKRKQIAVQNQIGSRAKQEIQNNSQPAPRPVSIAAPLPKQPVVTRKITTAPPPSQSTKIKYYVILNDGSSSGLAKARKIVPGAFLGRFPQGARIQMGAFKNEAKANAFANQLRQQGMSASIYRP, from the coding sequence ATGTTAGGCAAGTTACTGGACGGGCGTTACCAAGTGACTCAAGTCCTCGGTTCCGGGGGATTTGGCAAAACCTATTTAGCCAAGGACACGAAGCGTCCAGGTAACCCAAGCTGTGTTGTTAAGCAACTAATGCCTCCCAATGGCTCTCAGACATTTTTAGAAACTGCTCGACGGCTATTTAGCAGGGAGGCTGAAACCCTTGAAAAGCTGGGAAATCATGACCAAATTCCTCGGCTACTTGCCTACTTTGAAGAAGACCATGAGTTTTACTTGGTGCAACAGTTCATCGAAGGGCATCTCTTGAGCCAAGAGTTGTCCCCTGGTCACCGATGGCAGGAAAAACAGGTGATTGGGCTATTGCAGGAAGTCTTAGGTATTTTGGAATTTGTCCACCGTCACGGTGTGATTCATCGCGATATTAAGCCCGACAACCTGATCCGACGCACGGCTGATAAAAAGTTAGTGTTGGTGGACTTTGGTGCAGTTAAGCAAGTTCAAACTGAGCTGGCTAGTGCCTATAGACAAACTAACCATACTGTGGTAGTAGGCACTCCTGGCTATATGTCCAGTGAGCAGGCTTTGGGTCAGCCCTGTCCCAGCAGTGATATTTATGCCCTAGGGATTATTGGGATTCAGGCACTAACTGGAATGGTGCCAGATCAGTTTCAGGAAGACCTCAAAACTGGTGAAGTTAACTGGCAATCCCTGGTGTCAGTGAGTGGAGGATTGGCGAATGTCCTTACGAAAATGGTTCGCTATCAAGTCAAAGACCGTTACCAGTCGGGTACGCAGGTTTTACGAGACTTACAGAAACTCAGTAGTAATTCAAAAGCTTACTCCATCAATTCCCCAAGCTACTACTCAATTCACAATATCCCTACAGTTGAAGAAAACTTCCCACCGGAGCAAGTACCAACCCCGTTCTCAGAGCAAAAAACTTGGGACGCAAATGTTCTTAGGGAATCTCCCCCACATAAACCAGCACCTTCTCCGTTGCCTCCAACTAAGGCGGATAGATCGGATAATTTGTCTTTAATCATTGGCACTGGCATTGCCCTAGTTACTTCCTCGATAGCTGGTATGGTCTACTCGATGCGTTCTAGCTCTTGGTCACCACCTAGAATAGCGCAACCAATTCCTAATAGGAGTACACCCAATCGCCGTTCAGCTCCGGTGGTATATGAGCCACCAGCCCCAGCAGCCCCAGGTAATTGCCAGGTGACTGGTCGTCGGTTGAATGTGCGCTCCGAGCCTAACGGGTCAAAAGTTGGTCAGGTGAATCAGGGAACCAGTCTAGTTCTAACTGGTAGTGGACAACCTGGCTGGGTAGAAATTAGTTCACCGGTTAACGGGTGGGTGTTTACAAATTTGACTGACTGTGCACCAACGGTTGAGCCAGTGGTGGCAACTGCTCCCAAGAGAAATGTTCCTAAGAGAAAGGTTCCTAAGCAAAAAGTTTACCCAAAACCAAAACCTGTGGTCAGGAGGGCTCCATCGTCACCACAGACCCGTCAGGCAACACCAGCACAACCGGTAGATAAAGGCACACTAATTTTGGCAAGAGCAGTGGAAAAGTATCAGGCAGGAAATATCAAAGGGGCAATTGCGATCGCACAAGAGGTTCTGCCTAGTAGTCCCGCTTTCAATGGTGCCCAAACCAAAATTGACCAATGGCATGATGAATGGATATCCTTTGAACGAAAGTTTGATCAGATTCAACAAGCCTATGAACAGGGTCGTTGGGTTGATGTGTTAAACTATGCTCAGAATAGCAATTTGCCAGCACGAGGCCATTGGCGTCAGAAGTTAAATCGAATTGTTGATCAAGCTCGGCGGCAACAAGCTCAAGTGGAAGCTAAACGTAAGCAAATTGCTGTACAGAATCAAATTGGCTCTAGAGCAAAGCAAGAAATTCAAAACAATTCACAGCCTGCTCCAAGACCGGTTTCGATTGCCGCACCATTGCCTAAACAGCCAGTGGTTACCCGAAAGATAACTACTGCACCACCACCGTCTCAATCTACCAAAATCAAATATTACGTGATACTTAATGACGGGAGTTCTAGTGGTTTAGCAAAAGCTAGGAAAATTGTACCTGGTGCTTTTTTGGGTCGATTCCCACAAGGTGCGAGAATTCAGATGGGAGCATTCAAAAATGAAGCCAAGGCCAATGCTTTTGCTAACCAATTACGTCAACAGGGAATGTCTGCTTCAATCTATAGACCTTAA
- a CDS encoding folate-binding protein: protein MTNDQLPIKNQELLDVQRLAGARFDSVASRIIPVSFGNDAAGIQAARQGVALVDFCHWGLIKVSGDDRLRYLHNQSTNDFQTRQPGQGCQTVFVTSTARTIDLATAYILADAVLLLVSPNCRQQIMEWLDRYIFPMDRVALQDVSEENAVFSLIGPVSDALLTGLGVEISGEDASHQQLMLGDNQVRIAVGSGLAMPGYTVICPAENAAQVWQTLTTAGAIPIGDRVWEQLRIQQGRPAPGHELTEDYNPLEAGLWQTISFSKGCYIGQETIARLNTYKGVKQRLWGIRLSAPTDLGSAITIDGEKVGKLTSLTETDQGVFGLAYIRTKAGGAGLKVLLGDVEGEIMAVPCLSHDYYEPSP from the coding sequence ATGACAAATGACCAATTACCAATCAAGAATCAAGAATTGCTAGATGTCCAGCGCCTGGCTGGCGCCAGGTTTGATTCAGTGGCTTCACGGATAATTCCAGTAAGCTTTGGCAATGATGCAGCAGGGATTCAAGCCGCCCGTCAGGGAGTTGCCTTGGTTGATTTTTGCCATTGGGGGTTGATAAAAGTATCTGGTGATGACCGACTACGCTATCTACACAATCAAAGCACCAATGACTTCCAAACACGACAGCCAGGCCAAGGCTGTCAGACGGTTTTTGTAACATCTACAGCTCGTACCATCGACTTAGCTACTGCCTATATCTTAGCAGATGCGGTGCTATTGCTAGTTTCTCCAAATTGCCGCCAGCAGATCATGGAGTGGCTGGATCGTTATATCTTTCCCATGGATCGAGTCGCATTGCAGGATGTATCTGAGGAGAATGCTGTTTTCTCCTTGATTGGACCGGTTAGTGATGCCCTCTTAACAGGCTTGGGTGTCGAGATATCAGGAGAAGATGCTAGTCACCAGCAACTGATGCTCGGGGATAATCAAGTCCGCATCGCTGTAGGGAGTGGCTTGGCAATGCCTGGATATACTGTAATTTGCCCTGCCGAGAATGCTGCCCAGGTTTGGCAGACCTTAACCACAGCAGGAGCAATCCCTATAGGCGATCGCGTTTGGGAACAGTTGCGTATCCAACAGGGACGCCCTGCGCCAGGTCATGAACTGACAGAAGATTACAATCCTCTCGAAGCTGGTTTGTGGCAAACCATTTCCTTTAGCAAAGGCTGTTACATTGGTCAAGAAACCATTGCGCGCTTGAATACCTACAAAGGAGTTAAGCAACGACTATGGGGTATCCGCTTAAGTGCTCCTACTGACCTAGGGAGCGCCATCACCATAGATGGGGAAAAAGTGGGCAAGCTCACCAGTTTGACGGAAACTGACCAGGGAGTGTTTGGTTTAGCCTATATCCGCACTAAGGCTGGTGGTGCAGGATTGAAAGTTCTCTTAGGGGACGTCGAAGGGGAAATTATGGCTGTACCTTGCTTAAGTCATGACTATTATGAGCCGAGCCCTTAG
- a CDS encoding reverse transcriptase domain-containing protein has protein sequence MSNRYSDLWKSQKWKQLRRNLFRLQKRVYKAVRDGDLRKARSLQKLILKSRSAQMLAIRQVTQLNLGKRTAGVDGKSSLSYKERFEVLKKLVSSAENWTHQGLRAIPIAKKNGGTRMLKVPTIQDRAWQCLAKYALEPAHEATFSADSYGFRTGRSAQDAQKRLFLHLKSNSNGIKKRVIELDIKKCFDRISHSSIMDRLLAPAGLKMGIFRCLKAGINPEFPEQGTPQGGVVSPLLANIALDGIENIHPSIRYADDMVFILKPRDNAEKILDKVRNFLAQRGLEVNQEKTKLTKTTDGFDFLGWHMRVQKNGKFRCIPSVENHRNIRKKIKAVVNNSNYGAEVKAQKLAPIVRGWRNYHKSCDMSSSRDSLWFMNKTTNRKFRKEKKVNRYRANELCKKGFPAVGYEQNQHVNVKGTKSPYDGDLVYWSLRNSILYDDATSKALKKQNHSCGHCGHRFLSDEYVHLHHIDGNHDNWKQKNLMAVHQSCHQEIHWSLPLGKPKG, from the coding sequence ATGTCAAATAGATATAGTGACCTCTGGAAAAGTCAAAAGTGGAAGCAACTCCGCCGGAACCTTTTCCGCCTACAAAAGCGAGTGTATAAAGCAGTTCGAGATGGTGACCTGAGAAAGGCGCGGTCTTTACAAAAACTAATTCTGAAATCCCGCTCAGCACAAATGCTGGCAATCCGTCAAGTGACACAGCTAAATCTTGGAAAAAGAACCGCAGGAGTAGACGGAAAATCATCCTTATCCTACAAAGAACGGTTCGAGGTACTTAAAAAACTAGTATCCAGTGCGGAAAACTGGACGCACCAAGGCTTAAGGGCAATACCCATAGCCAAGAAAAATGGGGGTACGAGAATGTTGAAAGTACCGACAATCCAAGACAGAGCGTGGCAATGTCTAGCCAAGTATGCTCTCGAACCAGCCCATGAGGCCACATTCAGTGCCGACAGCTACGGATTCAGGACAGGCCGAAGTGCCCAAGACGCACAAAAGCGCCTGTTCCTACACCTAAAATCAAACAGCAACGGCATTAAAAAGAGGGTAATCGAACTAGACATCAAGAAATGCTTTGACCGCATCTCCCATAGCTCCATTATGGATAGATTGCTAGCACCTGCGGGTCTGAAGATGGGGATATTCAGATGTCTAAAAGCAGGCATCAATCCGGAATTCCCGGAGCAAGGCACGCCCCAAGGTGGGGTGGTTAGTCCACTCTTAGCCAATATTGCGCTTGACGGAATAGAAAACATCCACCCCAGCATCCGATACGCGGATGACATGGTGTTTATTCTTAAGCCTAGAGACAACGCTGAGAAGATTTTAGATAAAGTGAGAAACTTCCTAGCCCAAAGGGGCTTAGAGGTAAATCAAGAAAAGACCAAGCTGACCAAAACGACAGACGGATTTGACTTCCTCGGCTGGCATATGAGAGTCCAGAAAAACGGAAAATTCCGATGTATTCCCTCAGTGGAAAACCATCGGAACATCCGAAAGAAGATTAAAGCCGTGGTCAACAACTCGAACTATGGCGCTGAAGTAAAAGCCCAAAAATTAGCTCCAATCGTGCGCGGATGGAGGAATTACCATAAAAGCTGCGACATGAGCAGTTCCCGAGATAGTTTATGGTTCATGAATAAAACCACAAACCGTAAATTCCGAAAGGAAAAGAAAGTAAACCGGTATAGAGCCAATGAACTATGTAAGAAAGGCTTCCCAGCAGTAGGGTATGAACAAAATCAACACGTAAACGTTAAAGGGACTAAGTCCCCCTACGATGGAGACCTAGTCTATTGGAGTTTGAGGAACTCCATATTATACGACGATGCTACCTCTAAAGCTTTGAAAAAGCAAAACCATTCCTGTGGACATTGCGGACATAGGTTCCTAAGCGACGAATATGTACATCTTCATCACATCGATGGAAACCACGACAATTGGAAGCAAAAGAACCTAATGGCAGTACATCAAAGCTGCCACCAAGAAATCCACTGGAGCCTGCCGTTAGGCAAGCCGAAAGGTTGA
- a CDS encoding helix-turn-helix domain-containing protein, which produces MNKSVCTTEAASLLGISSRRLRQLLNDGRVRGAYKSGKFWIIPLFNHLPQIIEKKRGPKGKWRTSRPPALAKINVNRNRIGSNNHKSPEERQPVISVKRSGNNLYGNQVEILGPCRIVYQPDKPLGCGARLWIETFSDIHFIGGSFPATA; this is translated from the coding sequence ATGAACAAGTCCGTTTGTACTACTGAAGCCGCCTCTCTCTTAGGAATTTCTTCTCGACGCTTGCGCCAACTCCTCAATGATGGTCGCGTCCGGGGTGCTTATAAAAGCGGGAAATTCTGGATTATTCCCCTGTTCAACCATCTGCCCCAAATCATAGAAAAGAAGCGTGGACCAAAGGGCAAATGGCGTACTAGTCGTCCTCCCGCTCTGGCCAAAATCAATGTCAACCGCAATCGCATTGGCAGCAACAATCACAAAAGTCCCGAAGAGCGTCAGCCAGTAATTTCAGTAAAACGAAGCGGCAACAATCTATACGGCAATCAAGTTGAAATCCTCGGTCCTTGTCGGATTGTCTATCAGCCAGATAAGCCATTGGGTTGTGGCGCTCGTCTGTGGATCGAAACCTTCAGTGATATTCACTTCATTGGCGGCAGTTTTCCCGCCACCGCCTAA